From the Halichoerus grypus chromosome 3, mHalGry1.hap1.1, whole genome shotgun sequence genome, one window contains:
- the LOC118540572 gene encoding uncharacterized protein LOC118540572 isoform X3 has translation MLENIRHLVSLGYQHCKSDVIFPLEQGEELWREGTGFLQGQSPGRESALKEQELIATQHISRKDTSTIMPVQKSHTPEDPFEYNGLEEDFTHTFMLTQHLLTHTEKTSYISKQCPKSLSDQSYLNQHKQIHTRGKSCECHLCGKAFSNCSSLRRHEMTHTGEKPYECHICGNAFIQSSDLRKHNLTHTGEKPYECHLCGKAFSQSSNLRQHERTHTGEQPYECHLCGKAFSKCSALRRHERTHTGEKPYECHLCGKSFSQCSALRRHEGTHNGEKIMNIFSKYSDLR, from the exons ATGCTGGAAAATATACGTCATCTGGTCTCCCTGG GATATCAGCATTGCAAATCAGATGTGATTTTCCCGTTGGAGCAAGGAGAAGAGCTGTGGAGAGAAGGAACTGGATTTCTCCAAGGCCAGAGTCCAG gcAGGGAAAGTGCCCTTAAAGAACAAGAATTGATAGCCACACAACATATCAGCAGGAAGGACACATCTACAATCATGCCAGTG CAGAAATCTCATACTCCAGAGGATCCCTTTGAATATAATGGTTTGGAAGAAGATTTCACTCATACCTTCATGTTGACTCAGCATTTGTTAACTCACACAGAAAAGACATCTTATATCAGTAAACAGTGTCCAAAATCCCTTAGTGACCAGTCATACCTTAATCAACATAAGCAAATTCACACCAGAGGTAAATCATGTGAGTGTCATCTGTGTGGAAAAGCCTTTAGTAATTGCTCGAGCCTTAGGAGACATGAGATgactcacactggagagaaaccatatgaatGCCATATCTGTGGGAATGCCTTTATTCAAAGCTCTGACCTTAGAAAACACAATCtaactcacactggagagaaaccatatgaatGTCATctatgtgggaaagccttcagtcaGTCCTCCAACCTCAGACAGCACGAGAGAACGCACACTGGAGAGCAGCCATATGAATGTCATctgtgtgggaaagccttcagtaaATGCTCTGCCCTTCGACGACATGAGAGAActcacactggagaaaaaccaTACGAATGTCATCTTTGTGGGAAATCCTTCAGTCAGTGTTCTGCTCTTAGACGACACGAGGGAACCCACAATGGAGAGAAAATTATGAACATCTTCAGTAAATATTCTGACCTTAGATAA
- the LOC118540572 gene encoding uncharacterized protein LOC118540572 isoform X2 yields MQPLESVTFEDVVVDFTKEEWALLDISQRKLFRDVMLENIRHLVSLGYQHCKSDVIFPLEQGEELWREGTGFLQGQSPGRESALKEQELIATQHISRKDTSTIMPVKSHTPEDPFEYNGLEEDFTHTFMLTQHLLTHTEKTSYISKQCPKSLSDQSYLNQHKQIHTRGKSCECHLCGKAFSNCSSLRRHEMTHTGEKPYECHICGNAFIQSSDLRKHNLTHTGEKPYECHLCGKAFSQSSNLRQHERTHTGEQPYECHLCGKAFSKCSALRRHERTHTGEKPYECHLCGKSFSQCSALRRHEGTHNGEKIMNIFSKYSDLR; encoded by the exons ATGCAGCCACTG GAATCAGTGACATTTGAAGATGTAGTTGTAGACTTCACCAAGGAAGAGTGGGCCCTGCTGGACATATCCCAGCGAAAGCTGTTCAGGGATGTCATGCTGGAAAATATACGTCATCTGGTCTCCCTGG GATATCAGCATTGCAAATCAGATGTGATTTTCCCGTTGGAGCAAGGAGAAGAGCTGTGGAGAGAAGGAACTGGATTTCTCCAAGGCCAGAGTCCAG gcAGGGAAAGTGCCCTTAAAGAACAAGAATTGATAGCCACACAACATATCAGCAGGAAGGACACATCTACAATCATGCCAGTG AAATCTCATACTCCAGAGGATCCCTTTGAATATAATGGTTTGGAAGAAGATTTCACTCATACCTTCATGTTGACTCAGCATTTGTTAACTCACACAGAAAAGACATCTTATATCAGTAAACAGTGTCCAAAATCCCTTAGTGACCAGTCATACCTTAATCAACATAAGCAAATTCACACCAGAGGTAAATCATGTGAGTGTCATCTGTGTGGAAAAGCCTTTAGTAATTGCTCGAGCCTTAGGAGACATGAGATgactcacactggagagaaaccatatgaatGCCATATCTGTGGGAATGCCTTTATTCAAAGCTCTGACCTTAGAAAACACAATCtaactcacactggagagaaaccatatgaatGTCATctatgtgggaaagccttcagtcaGTCCTCCAACCTCAGACAGCACGAGAGAACGCACACTGGAGAGCAGCCATATGAATGTCATctgtgtgggaaagccttcagtaaATGCTCTGCCCTTCGACGACATGAGAGAActcacactggagaaaaaccaTACGAATGTCATCTTTGTGGGAAATCCTTCAGTCAGTGTTCTGCTCTTAGACGACACGAGGGAACCCACAATGGAGAGAAAATTATGAACATCTTCAGTAAATATTCTGACCTTAGATAA
- the LOC118540572 gene encoding uncharacterized protein LOC118540572 isoform X1 — MQPLESVTFEDVVVDFTKEEWALLDISQRKLFRDVMLENIRHLVSLGYQHCKSDVIFPLEQGEELWREGTGFLQGQSPGRESALKEQELIATQHISRKDTSTIMPVQKSHTPEDPFEYNGLEEDFTHTFMLTQHLLTHTEKTSYISKQCPKSLSDQSYLNQHKQIHTRGKSCECHLCGKAFSNCSSLRRHEMTHTGEKPYECHICGNAFIQSSDLRKHNLTHTGEKPYECHLCGKAFSQSSNLRQHERTHTGEQPYECHLCGKAFSKCSALRRHERTHTGEKPYECHLCGKSFSQCSALRRHEGTHNGEKIMNIFSKYSDLR; from the exons ATGCAGCCACTG GAATCAGTGACATTTGAAGATGTAGTTGTAGACTTCACCAAGGAAGAGTGGGCCCTGCTGGACATATCCCAGCGAAAGCTGTTCAGGGATGTCATGCTGGAAAATATACGTCATCTGGTCTCCCTGG GATATCAGCATTGCAAATCAGATGTGATTTTCCCGTTGGAGCAAGGAGAAGAGCTGTGGAGAGAAGGAACTGGATTTCTCCAAGGCCAGAGTCCAG gcAGGGAAAGTGCCCTTAAAGAACAAGAATTGATAGCCACACAACATATCAGCAGGAAGGACACATCTACAATCATGCCAGTG CAGAAATCTCATACTCCAGAGGATCCCTTTGAATATAATGGTTTGGAAGAAGATTTCACTCATACCTTCATGTTGACTCAGCATTTGTTAACTCACACAGAAAAGACATCTTATATCAGTAAACAGTGTCCAAAATCCCTTAGTGACCAGTCATACCTTAATCAACATAAGCAAATTCACACCAGAGGTAAATCATGTGAGTGTCATCTGTGTGGAAAAGCCTTTAGTAATTGCTCGAGCCTTAGGAGACATGAGATgactcacactggagagaaaccatatgaatGCCATATCTGTGGGAATGCCTTTATTCAAAGCTCTGACCTTAGAAAACACAATCtaactcacactggagagaaaccatatgaatGTCATctatgtgggaaagccttcagtcaGTCCTCCAACCTCAGACAGCACGAGAGAACGCACACTGGAGAGCAGCCATATGAATGTCATctgtgtgggaaagccttcagtaaATGCTCTGCCCTTCGACGACATGAGAGAActcacactggagaaaaaccaTACGAATGTCATCTTTGTGGGAAATCCTTCAGTCAGTGTTCTGCTCTTAGACGACACGAGGGAACCCACAATGGAGAGAAAATTATGAACATCTTCAGTAAATATTCTGACCTTAGATAA